AGCATGCACATTTCCTTTGCGAGACAAAATACAgtagtaaaaatatatatatacatatacatatgtatGAAATAGGAGGCAACATATTTTATATAGAAATTTTGGATTCAACTTTAACCTTATTTGTGAGAACTCTAATATTCGAAGGATTTTGAAGGTGGTGATCGAAACATATTCATAAAGTTGCAAATATTGTGCCCTATAATAGTTTGTGACACTGACCCTCTGTGTCTCTCTATGCACATTTCAAATAACTATAATGTTACCTTCGATCCTACTATGCCCCTAGTGGCATGGCTCCATTGTCCTTATCCAGTGAAGTACGAACTTTCACAGCTACCGAACTACCTCACGAAGTTGTATGTTGTAGTATATACTTACTAATGAAGTATAGATCCAAAGGTATGATACACAGTATGTACGATAATTGTGAAATGTATGGCACAAACAATAACAGAACACATTGGGACACACATAGGACTTCAGAGTCTCAATCATTACTTTTCTTATTTCCGAGGAGTTACACACGTCGGCATGAAAACTTTATTATAGAAGCACAATTCATAAAGAACTTAGAAGATGGCAGAACCAACGATGGGTTGCTGCAAGAAGGCTGCAGGACTCGCCAAAGCAAGTTGGTTGAcgagctgctgttgctgccagaAGGCGGCGGGGTGAGCCACAGCAAGTGGGTTGAATGTCTGCAGCTGTTGCTGCTGCGAGAATGCGACGGAGTTCGCAACTGCTAGTTGGTTGAATGGAAGCAGTTGCTGCTGCAAGTAGACAGCGGGGTTCACCGCGGCAAGCTGGTTGAATGGGAGTGACATCTGTTGCTGCAAGTAGGTGGCGGGGTTGGCCAGGCCTAGCTGGCTGAACGGTGATAGAacacgttgttgttgttgtgccaCGATGCTCTGTGCTATCAGATGGGCCAAAGATTGCTGCTGCAGTAAGGCTGCCTGTTGCTGTAAGGCAATTGCCGATGATTGTAGGTTGCTAGCTGCAAGTGCATGCTGTAGCCTATAGGACTGCACAATTGGGTTCTCATAGCCGACGGCTGCGATAGGTGAGAGGAACTGTGGAATAGTGGCAGCGGAGGCGGCTAGGGAGCACTGCGGAATAATGACAGCGGTGGTAGCACTCACGGAGAGAGCAAGGAGTGCAAGGAGGGCAAATATCTTTGCTGCCATGCTTGCTTAAAGGTACTTTGTGGGCTTCAAATTGTAAGTTGCTATATTCTATCAGTGATATGGGTGGATGACTCCCTGCACGTATGGGACCTATTTATACACCTGAGACTCCATGTACTTTTCTCAAGAGttgttgcttatgcctcgcaaATTGTTATCCAGATAAGCTAGTAGTGATGACATGGTATCCAGTCAATTTTTGGAATTTAGTGATAACCCCCTTGGATTGATGGTATGTGTTGGCAAGACAACTTGCACATAATACCAGCAAAAAGCAACTTTTTGGATTTTGGCATTGTGTTTATATAAGAGTGACAACAACACGGTATGTTTGGTTCACCTTTAAGCATGTTGAACACCTTAGGATCAAAATATGTGTTCCACTTAACAGTGAGCTAGTAATAAAGTGGTGATCTGCTGACGTGGATCCAAATCATTTTGAGCTTAATTTGTCATCCACCTTGGACACGATTTGCTCCAATAGCCCATAACTCGTGGATGAATGGGTTAACAAACTAGTTCCAGGCGAAGTTATCATGTTCTCGGGATGTGAGATGAATATGATCTTCTAACTCGCTAATTTACCATACATTAAAATCAAGCTTGCTTAAACTGATTTTCTTTTCGTCATTTATTGATTAGCCAATTTGACCACTGCACAACCATAACATGTGATGACGGTGCTCCAAAAATAAATAGTGTCGTATTTTGATTCAATTATTGGGTACGACATGTGGCTATTGGGAGGACGACAATTCCGGCCCTATGCACTATGCCTATTAAACTAATAAGGCAATTAAAATATTGGATCATTTCGTTTAAGTGTTTGAATTATAGCTTTTGATGATGAGTTGGCACAAAATAACGGGAAGCGCCAATGTACAAAATAGCGCGCTATATCGGCGCTATAGCATTTTCCGACCACTGCAGCTATAACACCGTTGTAGTAAACAGTGGGCTATAGCGGCTGAGAAGAGGCGAAGAGCTCTGCGCCAATtttcatagcccgctattttatACACTGGGAAGCGCACTTAATTTTCTTCTAAATTCATTAGTCTGTTAACATGCCAGTAAAATAGATAATATAAGAAACTTACACAGTGATGTTTGGTGTATGAGCATGTAATATTCCCAATAATGCCATCAATATAGCTCGTCGTGTTGCATATAAGGTTAATTTATTCCTGTGATAGGATAATATGAACGTTTCGGCCAAAGAGTCCGGTACCATTTTGTGAGAGATTTCTTGGGTCTTATTGGCAGACTCAAGGATTATGTTTCTTGACAAGGTCACTTTCTAGTGTTCCCAAGTTTTATTCATGCCTAAACCAATAACGTCAACTGCTTATGGAAGCATGCACATTTCCTTTGCGAGACAAAATACAgtagtaaaaatatatatatacatatacatatgtatGAAATAGGAGGCAACATATTTTATATAGAAATTTTGGATTCAACTTTAACCTTATTTGTGAGAACTCTAATATTCGAAGGATTTTGAAGGTGGTGATCGAAACATATTCATAAAGTTGCAAATATTGTGCCCTATAATAGTTTGTGACACTGACCCTCTGTGTCTCTCTATGCACATTTCAAATAACTATAATGTTACCTTCGATCCTACTATGCCCCTAGTGGCATGGCTCCATTGTCCTTATCCAGTGAAGTACGAACTTTCACAGCTACCGAACTACCTCACGAAGTTGTATGTTGTAGTATATACTTACTAATGAAGTATAGATCCAAAGGTATGATACACAGTATGTACGATAATTGTGAAATGTATGGCACAAACAATAACAGAACACATTGGGACACACATAGGACTTCAGAGTCTCAATCATTACTTTTCTTATTTCCGAGGAGTTACACACGTCGGCATGAAAACTTTATTATAGAAGCACAATTCATAAAGAACTTAGAAGATGGCAGAACCAACGATGGGTTGCTGCAAGAAGGCTGCAGGACTCGCCAAAGCAAGTTGGTTGAcgagctgctgttgctgccagaAGGCGGCGGGGTGAGCCACAGCAAGTGGGTTGAATGTCTGCAGCTGTTGCTGCTGCGAGAATGCGACGGAGTTCGCAACTGCTAGTTGGTTGAATGGAAGCAGTTGCTGCTGCAAGTAGACAGCGGGGTTCACCGCGGCAAGCTGGTTGAATGGGAGTGACATCTGTTGCTGCAAGTAGGTGGCGGGGTTGGCCAGGCCTAGCTGGCTGAACGGTGATAGAacacgttgttgttgttgtgccaCGATGCTCTGTGCTATCAGATGGGCCAAAGATTGCTGCTGCAGTAAGGCTGCCTGTTGCTGTAAGGCAATTGCCGATGATTGTAGGTTGCTAGCTGCAAGTGCATGCTGTAGCCTATAGGACTGCACAATTGGGTTCTCATAGCCGACGGCTGCGATAGGTGAGAGGAACTGTGGAATAGTGGCAGCGGAGGCGGCTAGTGAGCACTGCGGAATAATGACAGCGGTGGTAGCACTCACGGAGAGAGCAAGGAGTGCAAGGAGGGCAAATATCTTTGCTGCCATGCTTGCTTAAAGGTACTTTGTGGGCTTCAAATTGTAAGTTGCTATATTCTATCAGTGATATGGGTGGATGACTCCCTGCACGTATGGGACCTATTTATACACCTGAGACTCCATGTACTTTTCTCAAGAGttgttgcttatgcctcgcaaATTGTTATCCAGATAAGCTAGTAGTGATGACATGGTATCCAGTCAATTTTTGGAATTTAGTGATAACCCCCTTGGATTGATGGTATGTGTTGGCAAGACAACTTGCACATAATACCAGCAAAAAGCAACTTTTTGGATTTTGGCATTGTGTTTATATAAGAGTGACAACAACACGGTATGTTTGGTTCACCTTTAAGCATGTTGAACACCTTAGGATCAAAATATGTGTTCCACTTAACAGTGAGCTAGTAATAAAGTGGTGATCTGCTGACGTGGATCCAAATCATTTTGAGCTTAATTTGTCATCCACCTTGGACACGATTTGCTCCAATAGCCCATAACTCGTGGATGAATGGGTTAACAAACTAGTTCCAGGCGAAGTTATCATGTTCTCGGGATGTGAGATGAATATGATCTTCTAACTCGCTAATTTACCATACATTAAAATCAAGCTTGCTTAAACTGATTTTCTTTTCGTCATTTATTGATTAGCCAATTTGACCACTGCACAACCATAACATGTGATGACGGTGCTCCAAAAATAAATAGTGTCGTATTTTGATTCAATTATTGGGTACGACATGTGGCTATTGGGAGGACGACAATTCCGGCCCTATGCACTATGCCTATTAAACTAATAAGGCAATTAAAATATTGGATCATTTCGTTTAAGTGTTTGAATTATAGCTTTTGATGATGAGTTGGCACAAAATAACGGGAAGCGCCAATGTACAAAATAGCGCGCTATATCGGCGCTATAGCATTTTCCGACCACTGCAGCTATAACACCGTTGTAGTAAACAGTGGGCTATAGCGGCTGAGAAGAGGCGAAGAGCTCTGCGCCAATtttcatagcccgctattttatACACTGGGAAGCGCACTTAATTTTCTTCTAAATTCATTAGTCTGTTAACATGCCAGTAAAATAGATAATATAAGAAACTTACACAGTGATGTTTGGTGTATGAGCATGTAATATTCCCAATAATGCCATCAATATAGCTCGTCGTGTTGCATATAAGGTTAATTTATTCCTGTGATAGGATAATATGAACGTTTCGGCCAAAGAGTCCGGTACCATTTTGTGAGAGATTTCTTGGGTCTTATTGGCAGACTCAAGGATTATGTTTCTTGACAAGGTCACTTTCTAGTGTTCCCAAGTTTTATTCATGCCTAAACCAATAACGTCAACTGCTTATGGAAGCATGCACATTTCCTTTGCGAGACAAAATACAgtagtaaaaatatatatatacatatacatatgtatGAAATAGGAGGCAACATATTTTATATAGAAATTTTGGATTCAACTTTAACCTTATTTGTGAGAACTCTAATATTCGAAGGATTTTGAAGGTGGTGATCGAAACATATTCATAAAGTTGCAAATATTGTGCCCTATAATAGTTTGTGACACTGACCCTCTGTGTCTCTCTATGCACATTTCAAATAACTATAATGTTACCTTCGATCCTACTATGCCCCTAGTGGCATGGCTCCATTGTCCTTATCCAGTGAAGTACGAACTTTCACAGCTA
The genomic region above belongs to Panicum virgatum strain AP13 chromosome 8N, P.virgatum_v5, whole genome shotgun sequence and contains:
- the LOC120685262 gene encoding zein-alpha PMS1-like, with translation MAAKIFALLALLALSVSATTAVIIPQCSLAASAATIPQFLSPIAAVGYENPIVQSYRLQHALAASNLQSSAIALQQQAALLQQQSLAHLIAQSIVAQQQQRVLSPFSQLGLANPATYLQQQMSLPFNQLAAVNPAVYLQQQLLPFNQLAVANSVAFSQQQQLQTFNPLAVAHPAAFWQQQQLVNQLALASPAAFLQQPIVGSAIF